A single genomic interval of Mycobacterium sp. DL592 harbors:
- a CDS encoding beta-carotene 15,15'-dioxygenase, Brp/Blh family codes for MPGADRHTLEAAATWSRRLALAAAASWLPVDTAPLVLGIAAVGFAAGIPHGAIDHLTATRLTGRTSVATAAVVYAALAVTAWALMTWLGTAGLLVAVALSALHFGLGELEVSRQLTGWRPNLPVAVAITVAGCGALILPLARAGDQLTGVAAAVSPGIDVWLGSAWLPTALVVSWLAAAAVAVTGAFRAGRPLVAVDIVLIGLLGALAPPLLAFAVWFGGWHALRHCARMLTVEPGCAQLVAVGLRRAAVARFARLAAWPSVAAFSAVAILGWFTLMAHDPAGLVAEVLRVLLALTAPHMAVVAWLDRMTGR; via the coding sequence GTGCCGGGTGCGGACCGACACACCCTGGAGGCGGCCGCGACCTGGTCGCGCAGACTGGCCCTGGCCGCAGCCGCGTCCTGGCTTCCGGTTGACACTGCGCCGCTCGTACTCGGCATCGCCGCAGTGGGTTTCGCTGCAGGAATCCCGCATGGCGCCATCGATCATCTGACCGCGACCCGACTGACCGGCCGCACCTCGGTCGCGACGGCGGCCGTCGTCTACGCCGCACTAGCGGTCACCGCGTGGGCACTGATGACGTGGCTCGGCACGGCCGGCCTACTGGTCGCAGTCGCACTCAGCGCACTCCATTTCGGCCTCGGCGAACTCGAAGTATCCCGCCAGCTCACCGGATGGCGTCCCAATCTTCCTGTCGCCGTGGCGATTACGGTCGCCGGATGCGGAGCGCTGATCCTGCCCCTGGCCCGCGCCGGTGACCAGCTCACCGGCGTGGCTGCCGCGGTCTCACCCGGAATCGACGTCTGGCTCGGCTCGGCTTGGCTACCGACCGCCCTGGTTGTCAGTTGGCTTGCCGCCGCCGCTGTCGCGGTGACCGGCGCCTTTCGGGCAGGTCGGCCTTTAGTCGCCGTCGACATCGTGTTGATCGGCCTTCTCGGCGCACTGGCACCGCCGCTGCTGGCGTTCGCCGTGTGGTTCGGCGGCTGGCATGCACTTCGGCATTGCGCCCGCATGCTGACCGTCGAACCCGGCTGTGCGCAGTTGGTGGCGGTCGGACTGCGCAGGGCGGCGGTCGCGCGCTTCGCCCGGCTGGCCGCCTGGCCGTCGGTGGCCGCATTCTCGGCGGTCGCGATCCTTGGGTGGTTCACCCTGATGGCGCATGATCCCGCGGGGTTGGTGGCCGAGGTGTTGCGGGTACTGCTGGCTCTGACCGCGCCCCACATGGCGGTGGTGGCGTGGCTCGACCGCATGACGGGCCGCTAG
- the ilvD gene encoding dihydroxy-acid dehydratase, whose protein sequence is MSQTPDLKPRSRDVTDGLEKAAARGMLRAVGMGDEDFAKPQIGVASSWNEITPCNLSLQRLAQAVKEGVFEAGGYPLEFGTISVSDGISMGHEGMHFSLVSREVIADSVETVMMAERLDGSVLLAGCDKSLPGMLMAAARLDLAAVFLYAGSILPGRAKLSDGTEMDVTIIDAFEAVGACARGLMPREDVDAIERAICPGEGACGGMYTANTMASAAEALGMSLPGSAAPPATDRRRDGYARASGRAVIELLRRGITARDILTKEAFDNAIAVVMAFGGSTNAVLHLLAIAHEAGVKLSLEDFTRIGAKVPHLADVKPFGKHVMFDVDRIGGVPVVMKALLDAGLLHGDALTVTGKTMAENLAHIDPPDPDGKVLRALSHPIHPTGGITILHGSLAPEGAVVKSAGFDSDVFEGTARVFDGERAAMDALEDGTITAGDVVVIRYEGPKGGPGMREMLAITGAIKGAGLGKDVLLLTDGRFSGGTTGLCVGHVAPEAVDAGPIAFVKDGDRIRLDVGNSTLDVLVDPAEFDARRAGFTPPPPRYTTGVLAKYRKLVGSAAGGAVCG, encoded by the coding sequence GTGAGCCAAACGCCTGATCTCAAGCCCCGCAGCCGCGACGTCACCGACGGACTGGAGAAGGCCGCGGCGCGCGGCATGCTCCGTGCGGTAGGCATGGGCGACGAGGACTTCGCCAAACCCCAGATCGGTGTGGCGTCGTCGTGGAACGAGATCACCCCGTGCAACCTCTCGCTGCAACGACTCGCCCAGGCGGTCAAGGAAGGCGTCTTCGAGGCCGGCGGCTACCCCCTGGAGTTCGGCACCATCTCGGTGTCCGACGGCATCTCGATGGGCCATGAGGGCATGCACTTCTCGCTGGTGTCCCGCGAGGTCATCGCCGACAGCGTGGAGACCGTCATGATGGCCGAGCGCCTCGACGGCTCGGTGCTGCTCGCCGGATGCGACAAGTCGCTGCCCGGCATGCTGATGGCCGCCGCGCGACTGGACCTGGCCGCGGTCTTCCTCTACGCCGGCTCGATCCTGCCGGGGCGGGCCAAGCTCTCCGACGGCACCGAGATGGACGTGACGATCATCGACGCGTTCGAAGCCGTTGGTGCGTGTGCGCGTGGCCTGATGCCGCGGGAGGACGTCGACGCCATCGAGCGCGCCATCTGTCCGGGCGAGGGCGCCTGCGGCGGCATGTACACCGCCAACACGATGGCCAGCGCGGCCGAGGCGCTGGGCATGTCGCTGCCGGGCAGCGCAGCTCCGCCGGCCACCGACCGCCGCCGCGACGGGTACGCCCGGGCCAGTGGGCGTGCCGTCATCGAGTTGCTGCGCCGCGGCATCACCGCCCGCGACATCCTGACCAAGGAGGCGTTCGACAACGCGATCGCCGTGGTGATGGCGTTCGGCGGTTCCACCAACGCGGTGCTGCACCTGCTGGCGATCGCCCACGAAGCAGGAGTGAAGCTGTCGTTGGAGGACTTCACCCGGATCGGCGCCAAGGTGCCGCACCTGGCCGACGTCAAACCGTTCGGCAAGCACGTGATGTTCGACGTCGACCGCATCGGCGGTGTGCCCGTGGTGATGAAGGCACTGCTGGATGCCGGTCTGCTGCACGGTGATGCGCTGACGGTCACCGGCAAGACCATGGCCGAGAACCTCGCTCACATCGACCCGCCGGATCCCGACGGCAAGGTGCTGCGCGCGCTGAGTCACCCGATCCACCCGACCGGCGGCATCACGATCCTGCACGGCTCGCTGGCGCCGGAGGGCGCGGTGGTCAAGTCCGCCGGGTTCGACTCTGACGTGTTCGAAGGCACCGCAAGGGTTTTCGACGGGGAACGCGCCGCCATGGATGCCCTCGAGGACGGCACCATCACCGCGGGTGACGTGGTGGTGATTCGCTACGAGGGGCCTAAGGGCGGGCCCGGTATGCGCGAGATGCTGGCGATCACCGGCGCCATCAAGGGCGCCGGCCTGGGCAAAGACGTGCTGCTGCTGACCGACGGCCGCTTCTCCGGAGGGACCACCGGACTGTGCGTCGGGCACGTGGCGCCCGAGGCGGTCGACGCCGGCCCGATCGCGTTCGTCAAAGACGGTGACCGGATCCGGCTCGATGTGGGTAACTCGACGTTGGACGTGCTGGTCGATCCGGCCGAATTCGATGCCCGCCGAGCGGGATTCACTCCCCCGCCGCCGCGCTACACCACCGGGGTGCTGGCCAAGTACCGCAAACTGGTCGGTTCGGCGGCCGGCGGAGCGGTCTGCGGCTAG
- a CDS encoding TetR/AcrR family transcriptional regulator — translation MVGEDARVIRTRADVARTALDLLTREGPDALTHARIAGIARYSKTTLYAHWPSRADLFATAMEALGDLPHHEPTGDLRADLIGELKVFRQAIVELRLDRVIFALAQWSTVEAMEQIRDRVNTEGQRPIRALLERAFHGPDLEAAISMLAGVVACPSLMFGAVPDDDVIEAAVGIVLKGVDVAGPPGEG, via the coding sequence GTGGTGGGCGAGGATGCGCGGGTCATCCGCACGCGTGCTGACGTGGCACGCACCGCACTCGACCTCCTGACCAGGGAAGGGCCCGACGCGCTCACCCACGCCCGGATCGCCGGGATCGCCCGCTACTCCAAGACCACGCTGTACGCGCACTGGCCGTCGAGGGCCGATCTGTTCGCGACCGCCATGGAAGCCCTCGGCGACCTGCCGCATCACGAGCCCACCGGTGACCTGCGCGCTGACTTGATCGGCGAACTGAAGGTCTTCCGGCAGGCGATCGTGGAGCTGCGCCTGGACCGGGTGATCTTCGCGCTCGCCCAATGGTCGACTGTCGAGGCGATGGAGCAGATCAGGGACCGAGTGAATACCGAGGGGCAGCGGCCGATCCGCGCGCTTCTCGAGCGTGCCTTCCACGGACCCGACCTCGAAGCGGCGATCTCGATGCTCGCCGGTGTGGTTGCCTGCCCGTCGCTGATGTTCGGTGCAGTGCCCGACGACGACGTCATTGAGGCGGCGGTCGGCATCGTCCTCAAGGGCGTGGACGTGGCCGGCCCGCCGGGCGAGGGCTGA
- a CDS encoding metal-sensitive transcriptional regulator — protein sequence MTGAPGYSADKDGYAKRLRRIEGQVRGIAKMIDEDKYCIDILTQISAVNSALQSVALGLLDEHLNHCVSHAVAEGGEEGEKKLAEASAAIARLVRS from the coding sequence ATGACTGGCGCACCGGGCTATTCGGCCGACAAGGACGGTTATGCCAAGCGGCTGCGCCGCATCGAGGGCCAGGTTCGCGGGATCGCGAAGATGATCGACGAGGACAAGTACTGCATCGACATCCTGACCCAGATCAGTGCCGTCAACAGTGCGTTGCAGTCGGTGGCACTGGGACTGCTCGACGAACACCTCAACCACTGCGTCAGCCACGCCGTCGCCGAGGGCGGCGAGGAAGGCGAGAAGAAGCTGGCCGAGGCCTCGGCCGCCATCGCCCGGCTGGTCCGGTCCTGA
- a CDS encoding DUF305 domain-containing protein, whose translation MRSTSTRIAAGIAAIAAVVAVASCSKAENHSEHTSTSAAATAASDQVAVHNDHDVMFAQMMIPHHQQAVQLAAMVPDRSTNPELVKLAATISGEQQPEINAMKALLVQWDISPNAAADHSDMPMDGMVDDATMAKLGTLKGQEFDTLWLQSMISHHQGAIAMAGGEVAAGKSPDMITMAQNIVTAQQAEIDQMKKMLGG comes from the coding sequence ATGAGGTCCACCAGCACCCGCATCGCCGCGGGTATCGCCGCCATAGCCGCCGTCGTCGCCGTCGCCTCCTGTAGCAAGGCGGAGAACCACAGCGAGCACACCTCCACCAGCGCCGCAGCCACCGCCGCCAGCGACCAGGTCGCCGTTCACAACGACCACGACGTCATGTTCGCCCAGATGATGATTCCCCATCACCAGCAGGCCGTGCAGCTGGCCGCAATGGTGCCCGACCGCTCCACCAATCCTGAGTTGGTCAAACTGGCCGCCACCATCTCCGGTGAACAGCAACCCGAGATCAACGCGATGAAGGCGCTGCTCGTGCAGTGGGACATCAGCCCCAACGCGGCAGCCGATCACAGCGACATGCCGATGGACGGCATGGTCGACGACGCCACGATGGCCAAGCTCGGCACACTGAAGGGCCAGGAATTCGATACGTTATGGCTGCAGTCGATGATCAGCCACCATCAGGGCGCCATCGCGATGGCCGGGGGCGAGGTCGCCGCAGGCAAGAGCCCCGACATGATCACGATGGCCCAGAACATCGTCACCGCACAACAGGCTGAGATCGACCAGATGAAGAAGATGCTGGGAGGGTAA
- a CDS encoding bacteriorhodopsin-like yields the protein MIPETLTQAQFDTVYNILSLTLAAQLFGAIFLFVVQPRVLPRYRQALVISAIVCGIAAYHYFRIFESFKAAFVTEAAGGRGTYVQAAGDSFNEGYRYVDWLLTVPLLLTELIVVLALARKLRNSLLWRLIPASAAMIALGYPGEISGDNTIRNVFGLLSTIPFLYILYVLFVELTRSLDRQPPAVRQTVSRMRILLLATWGVYPIAYIIPLYFSHAGADAWVSKQVGYSVADILAKVLYGLLIYRIARLKSFADDPAFSAQENEHAEHGVATPSNGKPKVVAGHKEPTTTA from the coding sequence ATGATTCCTGAAACACTGACCCAGGCCCAGTTCGACACGGTCTACAACATCTTGTCCCTGACGCTGGCCGCGCAACTGTTCGGCGCGATCTTCCTCTTCGTCGTCCAACCGCGGGTGCTCCCCCGCTATCGCCAGGCCCTGGTGATCTCCGCGATCGTGTGCGGCATCGCCGCCTACCACTATTTCCGCATTTTCGAATCGTTCAAGGCAGCGTTCGTCACGGAGGCGGCCGGTGGCCGCGGCACCTACGTGCAGGCCGCGGGCGACTCGTTCAACGAGGGATACCGCTACGTCGACTGGCTGCTGACGGTGCCCCTGCTGCTCACCGAGCTCATCGTGGTTCTGGCACTGGCCCGCAAGCTGCGCAACTCGCTGCTGTGGCGGCTCATCCCGGCGTCGGCCGCGATGATCGCTCTGGGCTATCCGGGAGAGATCAGCGGCGACAACACCATTCGCAATGTCTTCGGTTTGTTGTCGACGATTCCGTTCCTCTACATCCTTTATGTGCTGTTCGTCGAGCTCACCCGGTCGCTGGATCGCCAGCCCCCCGCGGTGCGCCAGACCGTCAGCCGGATGCGGATCCTGTTGCTGGCCACCTGGGGCGTGTATCCGATCGCCTACATCATCCCGCTGTACTTCAGCCATGCCGGAGCCGACGCTTGGGTCTCCAAGCAGGTCGGCTACTCGGTGGCCGACATCCTGGCCAAGGTGCTCTACGGCCTGCTGATCTACAGGATCGCGCGGCTGAAGTCGTTCGCCGACGACCCGGCGTTCTCTGCGCAGGAGAACGAACATGCCGAGCACGGCGTTGCGACCCCGTCGAACGGCAAGCCGAAAGTCGTTGCCGGACATAAAGAACCGACAACGACGGCTTAG
- a CDS encoding FAD-binding oxidoreductase produces the protein MASLPEGRHFFRGDDGYEAARCATVWNARTPQRYPDVVVQAVDADDVVATVRYAKANGVKIGVRSGGHSWAGNHVRDGGVLLDVSRLDSCVVDADNRRAVVGPGKGGSILADELDRLNLFFPAGHCKGVRIGGYLLQGGYGWNSRVWGPACESVLGLDVVTADGEQIYIDADNHADLYWAARGSGPGFFAVVTAFHLKLYPKPAVCANAIYVYPTDYVDEVYTWARSISAEVDRRVEFQMLASREIPALGLTTPGITVASPVFADSEQEAIEALAILQTCPVLDKATIAVPYAPIDLATAYEGVMTNYPTGYRYATDNMWTSASAEELLPGIRRIFETMPPHPAHFLWLNWGPSPQRQDMAYSLEDEIYLALYTVWKDAHDDEKYSDWARSNMANMEHLQTGVQLADENLGERPAKFVTDENMAKLDRVRAAYDPDGRFHSWMGRV, from the coding sequence GTGGCTTCACTTCCTGAAGGGCGGCATTTCTTCCGTGGCGACGACGGCTACGAGGCCGCCCGCTGCGCCACGGTCTGGAACGCCCGCACACCGCAGCGGTATCCCGACGTCGTCGTCCAGGCCGTCGACGCCGACGACGTGGTCGCGACCGTGCGCTACGCCAAGGCCAACGGGGTCAAGATCGGGGTCCGCTCCGGGGGCCACAGCTGGGCCGGCAACCACGTCCGCGACGGCGGGGTCCTGCTGGACGTCAGCAGGCTCGACAGCTGCGTGGTGGACGCAGACAACCGGCGTGCCGTCGTCGGTCCGGGTAAAGGCGGCAGCATCCTGGCCGATGAGCTCGACAGGCTGAACCTGTTCTTCCCTGCCGGCCACTGCAAAGGCGTCCGCATCGGCGGCTACCTGCTGCAGGGCGGCTACGGCTGGAACAGCCGGGTGTGGGGACCGGCATGCGAGAGCGTGCTTGGCCTCGACGTGGTGACCGCCGACGGCGAGCAGATCTACATCGATGCCGATAACCACGCTGACTTATATTGGGCGGCAAGGGGTTCGGGGCCAGGATTCTTCGCGGTCGTGACGGCGTTCCACCTCAAGCTCTATCCCAAGCCGGCGGTCTGCGCTAACGCCATCTACGTGTACCCGACCGACTACGTCGACGAGGTCTACACCTGGGCGCGATCCATCAGCGCCGAGGTGGATCGCCGGGTCGAGTTCCAGATGCTGGCCTCGCGTGAGATCCCTGCGCTGGGCCTGACGACCCCCGGCATCACCGTCGCCTCGCCGGTGTTCGCCGATAGCGAGCAGGAAGCGATCGAGGCGCTCGCGATTCTGCAGACGTGCCCGGTGCTGGACAAGGCGACGATCGCCGTGCCGTACGCCCCCATCGACCTGGCCACCGCCTACGAGGGCGTCATGACCAACTACCCGACCGGGTACCGGTACGCCACCGACAACATGTGGACCTCGGCGTCGGCCGAGGAGTTGCTTCCGGGGATCCGGCGCATCTTCGAGACCATGCCGCCGCATCCGGCGCACTTCCTCTGGCTGAACTGGGGTCCGTCACCGCAGCGCCAAGACATGGCCTACAGCCTGGAAGACGAGATCTACCTCGCCCTCTACACCGTGTGGAAGGACGCCCACGACGACGAAAAGTATTCGGACTGGGCGCGTTCCAACATGGCGAACATGGAGCACCTGCAGACCGGTGTGCAACTCGCCGACGAGAACCTCGGCGAGCGGCCCGCCAAGTTCGTCACCGATGAGAACATGGCCAAGCTCGACCGGGTGCGAGCCGCCTACGACCCCGACGGACGGTTCCACAGCTGGATGGGACGGGTCTGA
- a CDS encoding PE-PPE domain-containing protein: MSATAFAGKLRGGSTRYAKTVTTKLALAGVATATATAAAVGLGPAAPIALADPTPTAVNILQDVYTTGPLAGILAAVGVTSIGPIEVTDPSTPIVGQVNLTLILDGPVDNNPLALYDTVNGLGFLRRTNLLGSALNSYDRIVCTTGGTCSTPNEFPAALGVGTGALSLIEAYRNQIASVQGNTPAGYTPFAPGPIEKQTIASGCGSIFNPNNCPNVQATNQTNQALLFVRNLLRPNGGIMSRFGPILNLFGVDTTVPGAGEYSSTPSVSPPGVGIKLNTATLDLTWAYDPLSDFPATLNPFSLLNTAFAALPTNLLGGTDLQGVDLTTAGLNIAGTLGILSRLTANTLPISTGEAWYGTLLPKNLPLLEPLRLPVRLINAVTKALGIPLNLGTPLADALQPALTILVNTGYTDVQTPTANGLYTRSFETSNVYTPFLSQAPLTAQEWAQVPGDVLRALVVGFQDAFPILRFGQPAPTLVVDGNHLGISYSASQSSAASTAVQTPAPEVSTPEVKATSNEVSDTTTAPADDTKPTTGSDSTPSTPGPSTGGAKAAKPSKKAAPSAADSSSGSAHKTVGASKRSAGSDAA, from the coding sequence ATGTCTGCTACAGCGTTTGCGGGAAAGCTCAGGGGTGGCTCGACGAGGTACGCCAAGACAGTCACGACGAAGCTGGCGCTGGCTGGTGTCGCGACCGCAACCGCAACTGCCGCCGCGGTGGGGCTGGGCCCTGCCGCGCCGATCGCGCTCGCCGACCCCACGCCCACCGCCGTGAACATCCTGCAGGACGTCTACACCACCGGCCCGCTGGCCGGCATCCTGGCCGCGGTAGGTGTGACGAGCATCGGTCCGATCGAGGTCACCGACCCTTCGACGCCGATCGTGGGTCAGGTCAACTTGACGCTCATTCTCGACGGGCCGGTGGACAACAACCCGCTCGCTCTCTATGACACCGTGAACGGGCTGGGCTTCCTGAGACGCACGAACCTGCTGGGATCAGCGCTGAACTCCTACGACCGCATCGTGTGCACCACCGGCGGAACATGCTCCACACCAAACGAATTCCCCGCCGCTCTCGGCGTCGGGACCGGCGCGCTCAGTCTCATCGAGGCCTACCGCAATCAGATCGCGAGCGTCCAGGGCAACACCCCGGCTGGGTACACCCCGTTCGCCCCGGGCCCGATCGAGAAGCAGACCATCGCGTCGGGCTGTGGCAGCATCTTCAACCCGAACAACTGCCCGAACGTGCAGGCCACCAACCAAACCAACCAGGCGCTGCTGTTCGTTCGAAATCTGTTGCGGCCCAACGGCGGCATCATGAGCCGGTTCGGCCCGATCCTGAACCTGTTCGGGGTGGACACCACCGTCCCGGGCGCCGGTGAGTACTCCTCGACCCCGAGCGTCTCTCCGCCCGGGGTCGGCATCAAACTCAACACCGCAACGCTCGACCTGACGTGGGCCTACGATCCGCTGTCGGATTTCCCGGCGACGCTCAACCCGTTCTCGCTGCTCAACACCGCGTTCGCGGCGCTGCCGACGAATCTGCTCGGCGGCACCGATCTGCAGGGTGTCGACCTCACCACGGCCGGCCTCAACATCGCCGGGACGCTCGGCATTCTGAGCAGATTGACCGCTAATACTCTGCCCATCTCCACCGGTGAGGCCTGGTACGGAACCCTGCTGCCCAAGAACCTGCCGCTGCTGGAGCCGCTGCGCCTGCCGGTGCGGCTGATCAACGCGGTCACCAAGGCGCTGGGCATTCCGCTGAACCTCGGCACACCGTTGGCCGACGCCTTGCAGCCGGCTCTGACGATCCTGGTCAACACCGGCTACACCGACGTCCAGACGCCGACCGCCAACGGCCTCTACACCCGGTCCTTCGAGACCTCGAACGTCTACACCCCGTTCCTGTCGCAGGCGCCCCTGACGGCACAGGAGTGGGCGCAAGTCCCCGGGGATGTGTTGCGCGCCTTGGTCGTCGGATTCCAGGACGCCTTCCCGATCCTGCGGTTCGGACAGCCGGCGCCCACCCTCGTGGTCGACGGCAACCACCTGGGTATCAGCTACAGCGCATCGCAGTCCTCCGCCGCGTCGACGGCGGTCCAAACGCCCGCCCCCGAGGTGTCGACACCGGAGGTCAAGGCGACGTCCAACGAGGTGTCCGACACCACCACGGCGCCGGCCGACGACACCAAGCCGACGACTGGCTCCGACAGCACGCCCTCGACCCCGGGACCGTCGACAGGCGGTGCCAAGGCCGCCAAGCCGAGCAAGAAGGCCGCTCCGAGCGCAGCAGACTCGTCGTCCGGCTCAGCCCACAAGACTGTGGGCGCATCCAAGCGGTCGGCAGGCTCCGACGCGGCCTAG
- a CDS encoding MFS transporter, with protein sequence MPDRTGVTTGASPPPQTTPWTPRVTVALAVLAAAAFVYVTAEIMPVGALSAIARDLKVSEAMVGTLLASYALVAAIATVPLVRWTAAWPRRRTLLFTLASLVLSQLISALAPTFAVLAAGRILCALTHGLMWSVIAPIGVRLVPASYAGRATMAVYVGTGLALVVGSPVTAAMSELWGWRTAVGVITVAAVAVAAAARLALPLMAMAEGHPASAAAIRHHRNSRLVVLSALTLVGVTAHFISYTFIVAIIRDVVGVRGPHLAWLLAAYGIAGLTAMALLARPGDRRPKTAVLGCLVALTVAFAVLAVLGFGDGRNTVTVLTGVAAIVLWGAAATAMPPMLQSAAMRHSPQDPDGASGLYVTSFQVGIMAGSLAGGVVYQTGGIAATVTASAALILAALVAVTLSRDLFAVSPVTSEK encoded by the coding sequence ATGCCCGACCGCACGGGCGTCACAACGGGTGCCTCGCCACCACCGCAGACCACCCCGTGGACGCCCCGCGTCACGGTGGCCCTGGCAGTGCTGGCCGCCGCGGCGTTCGTCTACGTCACCGCCGAGATCATGCCCGTGGGGGCACTGTCCGCCATCGCCCGCGACCTGAAGGTCAGCGAGGCCATGGTCGGCACCCTGCTGGCCAGCTATGCGTTGGTGGCCGCCATCGCGACCGTGCCCCTGGTGCGCTGGACCGCGGCGTGGCCCCGGCGGCGCACACTGCTGTTCACCCTGGCCTCCCTGGTGCTCTCGCAACTGATCTCGGCGCTGGCCCCCACCTTCGCGGTGCTGGCCGCCGGCCGGATCCTGTGCGCGCTCACCCACGGACTGATGTGGTCGGTCATCGCCCCGATCGGGGTCCGGCTGGTGCCGGCGAGCTACGCCGGGCGCGCCACCATGGCCGTGTACGTCGGCACCGGCCTCGCGCTCGTCGTGGGCAGCCCGGTAACGGCGGCGATGAGCGAGTTGTGGGGCTGGCGGACAGCCGTCGGCGTCATCACCGTCGCCGCGGTGGCAGTGGCGGCGGCGGCCCGGCTGGCGCTGCCGCTGATGGCGATGGCGGAAGGGCATCCGGCCAGCGCCGCGGCGATCCGCCACCACCGCAACAGCCGACTGGTGGTGCTGAGCGCGTTGACCCTCGTCGGCGTCACCGCTCACTTCATCTCCTACACCTTCATCGTCGCGATCATCCGGGACGTGGTCGGCGTGCGCGGGCCGCACCTGGCCTGGCTGCTGGCCGCCTACGGCATCGCCGGCCTCACCGCCATGGCGCTGCTGGCCCGACCCGGCGATCGCCGACCGAAGACCGCCGTTCTCGGTTGCCTGGTGGCTCTGACGGTGGCCTTCGCCGTCCTCGCCGTTCTCGGGTTCGGCGACGGACGCAACACCGTGACCGTGCTGACCGGGGTCGCGGCGATCGTGCTCTGGGGTGCAGCGGCGACGGCGATGCCACCGATGCTGCAGTCCGCGGCCATGCGGCACAGCCCGCAGGACCCCGACGGCGCCTCGGGGCTGTACGTGACTTCCTTCCAGGTCGGGATCATGGCCGGATCCCTGGCGGGCGGGGTGGTCTACCAAACCGGCGGCATCGCGGCCACCGTGACCGCCTCGGCCGCGCTGATCCTGGCTGCACTGGTCGCGGTGACCCTCAGCCGGGACCTGTTCGCAGTTAGCCCGGTCACCAGCGAAAAGTAA
- a CDS encoding DAPG hydrolase family protein, giving the protein MGTTYLGYRSGDADTAWGSFFNPEMAPLPKHIVTALDHGPQAEEVLLDIDSAATLLDDGYQQTENGYGQLRDGGIQVSARTDMPGVTPSMWSWWFGWHGSDSRRYKLWHPRAHVSARWADAGPDGSYVGRTSLIEEYLGSAFTKGAIAFVEPERLGLDPARLGDGIAVCARLGSSELPVDIGWFIHHVRPTAEGAEMRSRFWMGGRHVAVRGGNRVTDWAVRPVAARQLPDPRDLMVHCAQEMNHLAGFLPAIYQQFAGQ; this is encoded by the coding sequence ATGGGCACCACTTACCTTGGCTATCGGTCCGGTGACGCCGATACGGCGTGGGGATCGTTCTTCAATCCCGAGATGGCCCCGCTGCCGAAACATATCGTGACCGCACTCGATCACGGCCCCCAGGCTGAGGAAGTACTGCTCGACATCGACTCGGCTGCAACACTTCTCGACGACGGCTACCAGCAGACCGAGAACGGGTACGGGCAATTGCGTGACGGTGGAATCCAGGTATCGGCACGCACTGACATGCCGGGAGTGACCCCGTCGATGTGGTCGTGGTGGTTCGGCTGGCACGGCAGCGACTCGCGGCGCTACAAGCTGTGGCACCCGCGCGCGCACGTCTCTGCGCGCTGGGCCGATGCCGGTCCCGACGGCAGTTATGTCGGCCGCACCTCGCTGATCGAGGAGTACCTGGGCTCGGCATTCACCAAAGGGGCGATCGCCTTCGTCGAACCCGAACGTCTGGGCCTCGACCCGGCCCGGCTCGGCGACGGTATCGCGGTGTGTGCCCGGCTGGGGTCCTCGGAGTTGCCGGTCGACATCGGCTGGTTCATCCACCACGTCCGTCCCACCGCCGAGGGCGCCGAGATGCGATCACGGTTCTGGATGGGCGGCCGGCATGTGGCGGTGCGGGGCGGCAACCGCGTGACCGACTGGGCGGTCCGGCCGGTGGCGGCGCGCCAGCTGCCCGATCCGCGGGATCTGATGGTGCACTGCGCCCAGGAGATGAACCACCTGGCCGGCTTCCTTCCCGCGATCTACCAGCAGTTCGCGGGCCAATAG